The following coding sequences lie in one Apium graveolens cultivar Ventura chromosome 3, ASM990537v1, whole genome shotgun sequence genomic window:
- the LOC141714032 gene encoding uncharacterized protein LOC141714032 codes for MAYGTKALIPVEVGLESYRTETYNIEANSFGLRANVDLVEEEREAGHQRNMKYLLQAAQHYDSNVKKRSFRVGDLLLRELAAYMPTKQGKLQPNWEGPYKVIEVIRPGTYKLETLSGEAIKNTWIASRLRKFYQ; via the coding sequence ATGGCCTATGGAACCAAAGCCCTGATCCCTGTCGAAGTAGGCTTGGAATCATACCGAACTGAGACCTACAATATAGAAGCCAATAGCTTTGGGCTAAGGGCGAACGTGGACTTAGTGGAGGAAGAAAGAGAAGCTGGCCACCAAAGGAACATGAAATACTTGCTACAAGCGGCACAACATTATGACTCCAACGTCAAGAAGAGGTCTTTCAGAGTCGGAGACCTACTCCTAAGGGAGCTGGCTGCATATATGCCAACCAAACAAGGAAAGCTTCAGCCTAACTGGGAAGGGCCCTATAAGGTGATCGAGGTCATTCGTCCCGGAACATACAAGCTTGAAACACTATCAGGCGAAGCAATAAAAAACACCTGGATTGCCAGCCGCCTTCGAAAGTTTTATCAGTAA